TCTGATTCACGGTGCCGAGTTCAATGCCGGCAGCTTTGATCTGTGCGTCGTTCATCTCCACCGTATTCGGCGGAAGTACTTCGTGTTCTTCCGTTTTTTCGGCATCTCCGTTGCGACTGGTACAACCCAGCATGAATAACGACAAGCCAATGATAATAACTGCGAGTGGTGTTCTCATTTTATTTTTGTTTATTAAGTTCATAAGGCGAAATGGTTTTATTTTGTTTTTCCTAAAAGCGCGTCAATAGCTATGATTGATTGATTGTGATCGCAGAGCGATTGCAGATAATTTGTCTTTATCTCAAGCGCTTTATCAAGACTAGCGACATACTCGATGTATCCGATATCGCCGGCTATGTAGCTTTTACCTGATTGCTCTATAATCATATCAGCCTGATGAACTGCTTTGTTTTCGTAATAATCAAGCGCGTATTTTTGTTTCTGATATTCCTGCAGAAGATTCCGAAACTCGCCCTGAACGCCTGAATTGTAGGTTTCATAATTTGTCAGAGCGATTTGTTCGTTTATTTTAGCTGCCTGAATTTTTGCTGTCTGCGAGCCAAAAATCAGCGGAATTGAAATGCCTGCCTGTATGCCGGTAAAACGATGGTCGTTGTTGAGTTCTTTATTTGACTGATTAAAGTAACCGATAGAAATATCGGGCATCAGCTGTAGCTTTTCAAGACTAGTTTCCTTCTTACTTATAGCAATTTGCTGCTTCATCACGGCGAGTGATGGATTTCCGGAAAGCGCTGCACTGTCTGATGAAAAGGTAAAATCGATTTTAGAAAGTTCAGCATCTGCAATATTCACCGGGTCTTTCACATTCATCAGCACCGCGAGGTTTTGCCTGCCAATCAGTATGTCGGAGCGCACCTGATTCAGCATTGTTTTAATCTCCATAGAGCGCGTTTCGGCGGTTACTTTTTCGAGCAGAGGACTGTCGCCACCCGAGTTTTTTAGTTCGGCAGCTTTCAGAAAATTGGCATAGAGTGAATCCTGAAACAACAATAGTTTAAGTTTTGAATAGTTGAACAAAAGATTGTTGTACACAGAACGAACATTGGCAGCTACCTCACTGCGTGAGAGTGAAAGTCCCAGTTCAGCATTTTTGACGTAGGCTGCTGCAAGTCCGCATCGACCTGCATTCTGGAAGATTGACGGAAAAGACTGGCTTATCGTAAAGCCGTTATCCTTTTCAAACGAATTGGTTTGACCGTACGAATAATCAATTCCCGTTTTTTGAAATTCCCAGCTTCCGGCTTTAATCTTTTTCTGATATTCAACCTGCAACGCGGCGGAACGTATGGTTCCGTTATTGTCCAATGCCTTATCAATAGCCTGTTCCAGTGTGTATTTTGTACCTGTTTGTGATTGAGCTGACGCACTGTTAGTATTTGCAAAGAATGAAAACAGGGAAATAATACAGGTAATAATCAGGAGATTCACTAATTCAGGCTTTTCTTTTTTTCTTCTTCCCGAGAATAATATATAGAGCACCGGCAGCACAATCAGTGTGAGCAGTGTTGCCGATATTAATCCTCCGATAACTACCGTTGCAAGCGGTTTCTGAACTTCGGCTCCTGCCGACGACGACAGCGCCATCGGCAAAAAGCCGAGCGATGCAACAGCTGCCGTTATCATGACCGGTCTCAACCTTGATTTAATTCCTTTGCGTACACGCTCATAAATATCGGAGATGCCTTCTTCCCGTTCAAGCCGATTGAATTCGGCCACAAGCACAATGCCATTCAGTACCGCCACACCAAACAGTGCAATGAAACCAACTCCCGCAGAGATACTGAAATTCATGTCTCTCAGGAATAAGGCCACCACACCGCCTATCAGCGCAAGCGGTACAGCCGAATAAATGAGCATAGTCTGTTTTAATGAGCCAAAAGTGAAGAACAGCAATACAAAAATGAGCAACAGGGCTACCGGAACAGCTACGCTCAGGCGTTCCTTGGCTGCTTCCAGATTCTGGAACTGCCCGCCGTAGGTGATATAATATCCGGGCGGACGCTTAATGTTCTTATCAATTTTGCTGCTGATTTCTTTGATGATGGACTGTACATCGCGGTTGCGCACATTGAAACTAACAGTAATGCGCCTCTTGGTGCTCTCGCGTGAAACCTGTGCGGTTCCTGTCTTTATGCCTACATTGGCAATCTGGTCGAGGGTGATGCAGTTTCCGTTTTGCAACGGAATTGCGAGGCTTTTTATGAATTCAATATCATTTCTGTATTCTTTATCGAAGCGCACCACCAGGTCAAAGCGCCTTTCTTCATCATAAACAACACCAGCAACATTCCCTGCAAATGCAGTCTTCACCAGATTATTGATATCAGCAATGTTTAATCCGTACTGGGCTATTTTGTTCCGGTCATAAATAATCTGAACCTGTCCCGAACCTGTAACCTGTTCTACATTTATTTCTTCAACACCTTCAATGGGGCTGACGAGCGTTGCAATATTATTGCCGATGGCCGACAGCGAATCCAGATTGTCTCCGAATATTTTAATGGCCACATCCTGCTTGGAGCCGGTCATCAGTTCATTAAAACGCATCTGAATGGGCTGCTGCAGCGTGAATACTACACCCTTCAAATCGGATAAGGCGTCCTGCATCTTTTCCATCATTTCTTCACGTGTCTTTGCCGATGTCCATTCTTTTTTACCTTTCATTACAATGATGTAATCTCCTGTTTCCATAGGTGTCGGATCGGTTGGAATTTCGCCGGTACCTATCTTGCAGACCACATGCTTTACTTCAGGAAACCTCGACATCAGTATCTTGTTTGCTTTCTCTACCGATTCAATGGTATTTGATAATGAGCCTCCCTGTAAGGTCATTACACCTGCCGCCAGATCTCCTTCTTCAAGCTGAGGAATGAATTCACCTCCTAAAGAATTGAAAAGTAACAGACTCGAAATAAATAATACCACAGAGGTTATCACCACCGAAATTTTATGTTTGAGCGCGAAATTAAGCAGCGGGCTGATGAGTCTTTGCAGACCGTTCAGCAGCCTGTCGGAGATGTTCTTTTTGTGCGTGGTTTTGCGGCTGAGAAACAGTGCTGATGCTACGGGCACATAAGTAAGTGATAGTATTAGAGCACCCATAATTGCGAAGGTCACGGTTTCGGCCATTGGGCGGAACATCTTGCCTTCAATCCCAACCAATGCGAGTATCGGCAGGTACACGATTAAAATAATAATCTGCCCGAAAGTGGCTGAGCGCATCATTCTTTTTGCCGAGCCCAGCACCTGATGATCCATTTCTTTTGACGAAAGTTTTGCAAGTCCCTGATGGTGCGACTTGCTCTGCGTTATTCGGTGCACTACGCTTTCCACTATAATCACCGCGCCGTCAACAATCAGTCCGAAGTCAATGGCGCCTAAGCTCATCAGGTTGCCCGATACACCAAACAGGTTCATCAGTGAGATGGCAAACAGCATTGAGAGCGGTATAACTGATGCAATGATAAGCCCTGCGCGCAGGTTTCCCAGAAACAATACCAGCACAAAAATTACAATCAAACCGCCGAGTATAAGGTTCTCTGAAACTGTGCCGACAGCTCGGTCAACAAGATCGGTGCGGTCATAAAAGGGTGCAATCTCAACCCCTTCGGGCAATGATTTTTCAATCAGTTTAATTTTCTCTTTCACACCATCAATTACCTCCGATGCATTTTTCCCTTTGAGCATCATTACTACGCCGCCAACGCCTTCGCCCAAGGTATCTACAATGAATGCACCGTAGCGGGGAGCTGCACCGAAATGCACTTGTGCGACATCGCGTATCAATACCGGGAGGCCGTTATCGGTTGTTTTTACAACAATATTATTGATATCCTCCAGAGAGGTTATCAGCCCGATTCCTCTGATAAAGTAAGCCTGTGGTTTCTTTTCTATATAAGCGCTTCCCGTATTCTGGTTGTTCTTTTCCAGTGCGGTAAAAATATCCGTTAACGTAATATTCATTGCCTTCAGCCTGTCGGGATTCACTGATACCTCATATTGCTTCAGATACCCGCCGTAGCTGTTAACATCGGCTACGCCGGGTGTGCCGAGCATTTCGCGCCTCACAATCCAGTCCTGAATGGTGCGAAGTTCCATTACGTTGTACTTATTTTCGTACCCTGGTTTTACATTCAGTGTGTATTGATAAAT
Above is a genomic segment from Bacteroidota bacterium containing:
- a CDS encoding CusA/CzcA family heavy metal efflux RND transporter, whose amino-acid sequence is MIERILKFSIKNKLIIGLLVLGLIGWGIYSLKKLPIDAVPDITNNQVQIISVAPTLAANEVEQYITAPIEISVANIPDQLELRSISRLGLSVVTVVFKDKVDMYWARQQISEKLKEAVALIPDGVTTPELAPISTGLSEIYQYTLNVKPGYENKYNVMELRTIQDWIVRREMLGTPGVADVNSYGGYLKQYEVSVNPDRLKAMNITLTDIFTALEKNNQNTGSAYIEKKPQAYFIRGIGLITSLEDINNIVVKTTDNGLPVLIRDVAQVHFGAAPRYGAFIVDTLGEGVGGVVMMLKGKNASEVIDGVKEKIKLIEKSLPEGVEIAPFYDRTDLVDRAVGTVSENLILGGLIVIFVLVLFLGNLRAGLIIASVIPLSMLFAISLMNLFGVSGNLMSLGAIDFGLIVDGAVIIVESVVHRITQSKSHHQGLAKLSSKEMDHQVLGSAKRMMRSATFGQIIILIVYLPILALVGIEGKMFRPMAETVTFAIMGALILSLTYVPVASALFLSRKTTHKKNISDRLLNGLQRLISPLLNFALKHKISVVITSVVLFISSLLLFNSLGGEFIPQLEEGDLAAGVMTLQGGSLSNTIESVEKANKILMSRFPEVKHVVCKIGTGEIPTDPTPMETGDYIIVMKGKKEWTSAKTREEMMEKMQDALSDLKGVVFTLQQPIQMRFNELMTGSKQDVAIKIFGDNLDSLSAIGNNIATLVSPIEGVEEINVEQVTGSGQVQIIYDRNKIAQYGLNIADINNLVKTAFAGNVAGVVYDEERRFDLVVRFDKEYRNDIEFIKSLAIPLQNGNCITLDQIANVGIKTGTAQVSRESTKRRITVSFNVRNRDVQSIIKEISSKIDKNIKRPPGYYITYGGQFQNLEAAKERLSVAVPVALLLIFVLLFFTFGSLKQTMLIYSAVPLALIGGVVALFLRDMNFSISAGVGFIALFGVAVLNGIVLVAEFNRLEREEGISDIYERVRKGIKSRLRPVMITAAVASLGFLPMALSSSAGAEVQKPLATVVIGGLISATLLTLIVLPVLYILFSGRRKKEKPELVNLLIITCIISLFSFFANTNSASAQSQTGTKYTLEQAIDKALDNNGTIRSAALQVEYQKKIKAGSWEFQKTGIDYSYGQTNSFEKDNGFTISQSFPSIFQNAGRCGLAAAYVKNAELGLSLSRSEVAANVRSVYNNLLFNYSKLKLLLFQDSLYANFLKAAELKNSGGDSPLLEKVTAETRSMEIKTMLNQVRSDILIGRQNLAVLMNVKDPVNIADAELSKIDFTFSSDSAALSGNPSLAVMKQQIAISKKETSLEKLQLMPDISIGYFNQSNKELNNDHRFTGIQAGISIPLIFGSQTAKIQAAKINEQIALTNYETYNSGVQGEFRNLLQEYQKQKYALDYYENKAVHQADMIIEQSGKSYIAGDIGYIEYVASLDKALEIKTNYLQSLCDHNQSIIAIDALLGKTK